A stretch of DNA from Glycine max cultivar Williams 82 chromosome 18, Glycine_max_v4.0, whole genome shotgun sequence:
AGAAAGGAATAATTAGGAAGTTCATTGAACAACTTCTAAAAGGGAACCTCATTGTTAATAACTAAAGACAACAACTGGTTGATCAAGTAAACACTTGAAACAAAGGCATGATCCTGGTAATGTAGTGGTAGTTTGGCCAGAGAAAAAAGAGTGAGAGCAAGCTCCGCTATGTGCCTGTGCTTGCATTCAACGACATCATTTTGATGATGAGTATGAGGACAAATGAGCCTATGTTGAATACCATTTTCAGTTAAGAACTTAGTAAAGGGTTTGAACTCCCTTCCCTAATTAGGTTGAACAACCTTAATGCTagaattaaactaatttaaaaccattgttttaaaaagtttaaaggtCTCTAAGGtgtcaaatttatttttgagtAAATAGAACCAAGTAAACCTGGTATGGGAATGCACAAAAGTCACATAATATTTGAAACCTAAGGGGGATGCAAAAGGTGTAGGTCCTTGTGGATATGTGAAAACAAGCTCAAAGGGTTTAACATACACAATATTAGAAGGAGAAGAATGAAGACAATGAACATTTCTAATACAATATTGTTTGCAAAAATTTGTTGaagttttattaatatttggaAGATTACAAAGTTGAAATACAACTTTTAGGGAATTAGCACTAGGGTGTCCTAGTCTAGAATGCCAAGTACTAAAAGAAACATCCTGATAAGATGTTGTATTAACAACAAGACTAGCACAAGAACCTGAATCACATGGAACAGTAGTACAAGAAACAACTTTACAAGGAGTCACATTAACATCAATAAGATTACAAGAAGTTGCATTGACAACAACAATTTTATTTGGAGAAACATAATTAAAGACATTTGAAGAACCCTTGAGCTGAGTCATGGAAGTAAGCAAAGTTGGGAATTGATAGAGTCCATCACTTACCATAAGACCTTTAAGAAGAACATGTTTAGAATCTTGTGATTTAACAACACAAAAGGATGagtgaaactaaaaaaaacacattataaTCTTTGCAGAATTGATTGGCACTGATAAGATTCTTTGTAATAAAGGGAACAAATAATAGATTACTCAAAATAAGTGGGAATTGAGGATTAAGAGGAGAGGAAAAGGCTAAAACACTAGAGGAACTAATATTCAAACCTTAACCATTCCCAATGGTGGTTTGATCAAGGCCCTCAAAAGGAGTTACTTGCTGAATATTTTGTGACATGTTAGTCACATGGTGAGAAACACTCATGTTTGGACACTAACTTTGTATTTCATGAGTATAACCGCTCAATTGagtaaaaaagttgaaaattccATAATTTTATGAAGATCTGAAGACTTTACACTTAATAACAGTTATGGTACATTTACTATGGTCCTGATAAGTAGCACGACCATGATAAGAGCATAACTTCCCTCCAGAACAACGTTAACCATCCAACAACGACTGTGGGTAATTCCACCACATCATGGTAAACCATGGTATCTTTTAGGAAACTATAAATAGGGTTCTCAACTTTGTAAAAAAGGGAACTTTTTGATCATTTTTATCTCTTACAAATTTTGAGAGAATCTTGAGGGTTTTTGAAAGCTATGAATCGTGGACAACACCGTGAGGATGGATCATAACCATCATTCCTATCTTATTAATATGTCAATGTCTATTTCATATaggatttttagtttttctttgacCATGAGCGACTAATTCCCTTAGTCCAAGGGTTATGATGTAATTGTCTAATTGCACTCATTTCTTTGTTCTTAATGGAATTTCAcagtattttatattaattaattctctTCCTTATTCTTATTGTTTATTTGGGAACTGATGAATCCTATGCTTAATTGAATGTACTGTGATGATCATCTAcgtatgttaattaattacccACAAGGTTTGATCAAGTCATTTTTGTTGTCTAATTGTACTCATTTCTTTACACCAAATTGCATGATCAAACCTGTTGGATAAtctctgataaattaattaatctttaattgATCAAGTGCGAAAAGGTCTTTTGAAGCGCTCATTGTCAACATCAACGTAGTAATTGTTAGAGTATGAGGCGAGAGGAGGAGAAATTGGATTATGGAAACCATGAACAAAGGTTCTATTTCAACCTAAGCTCTAAATACCATAAAGAGAATTAGATAAAGAAGAAAAGATTGAGATTGAAGGAGATATTATTCAAACCAAGTAATAATTGATTGCAGATTAGAATATATAGTAGTTATAGTTGAGTAAATGCTAATTAACTATAGTTAGTTAGTGATAAGTGTTTGGTAAAATGATGTGTTGaaataactgaaaaataaaaatgaaataaatagacataaaaatttaccttaaataaaaaatattaaaaaggaaatacaataaatgttcaagggaaaaaggaaaataaataaagctaATACTTTATATGACGCTAACTAGCTTATTGAATCACAggtatttagtaaaattatctattaaaaTAGTTGGAAATATCAAATTACATAAATAGAGATAAAAATTtaccttaaataaaaaaaattaaaaataaactaaaatacttacaaacacactcttaatcAGGCACTTAAGGTTAAGGTTTCTTATCCAAGAATGTTTTGTGCGAACATCAATCTAGTCGATTAGATTAGTTTGTCACGTAtaattttgctgagcaaaaaaaagttTGTCACGTATAAGAAAAAACTACAAAATGATGACGTGGATGATAGACCCTAGCTGGGGTTGCGTGCCAGTTTCCGTTTTCTCATAACAACTTCCTTCCTTTTAACTTTGGTTTCCACATACAGCAAATAAAACTGAAAGCTCTTGCAACCGAACCAACAACCACTTTCAGTTTTGACTGTTTCGCTTCCATGGTGTCTCGCCCCAATCTAGGTCTCttctatcttttcttttatgttccATTTTGTGATCcacgtaataataataataataataataataataataataataataataataataataataataataataataataataataataataataataataataataataccttCATATCATATGATTTGCAACATGTTGCTTTGCTACACTTTATTTCTAATCACCGATATGCTCTGATTTGATTCTCTTGTCACAGATAATGCGAATATGAAGATGCcgtcatattttaattttccagCACTTGATGTTTCTGTTGCATTTCCACAGGCCACTCCAGCCTCTACTTTTCCTCCTTGTGGTAACTAATTAACATTAATTCACATtgacatttatatataataaaatatctgaACTCATCCAATTTTCAATCGATCTTATagctattattgttattattattcttaactGTGTTGAATATTGTTGGGAAGTTCAGCTTCagattattttcatttcaatgaCTTGTTGAAACCGGAGGAGCAGGCCGTGAGGAACAGAGTGAGAGAGTGTATGGAAAAAGAAATTGCTCCTATAATGACTGAGGCATGTTTCTCTTTCTTGcttattgttttaaaagaaGCAGAAATAGGACAAAACTCAGCTGAAATTCCTTTTGTTTGGATAACTGTTCTAAATGTACTTTTGGGtgggaaacttttttttttttaaaggatgttCTTATTAGTTATGCTTGGATTATGTTCaccctgtatttttttttttttggtttccacgATAATATTTACAAGGTTTGCTAATGTCGTTGAAAAACTTGACTAGTCACCTTTAGTGAGATATCCCTTTTCAACCACTTTTTCTTCACCTATAAGGTTTAAATCCAAAATCTTACTTAAGGGAACGAAAGGAGTACTACTTGGACCAACGACTTGTTGGTTTATATTCATCCTGTTTAAAAGTccatttaaaataaactttatatAAAGAATATCCTTATCCAAAAGTACATCCAACACCTAAAAGTACTTTTGGAATGCTTATCCAAACATGTCctatatttttcattctaaaCTTACTTTTGGAAGGACCGCAACAGTTATCCAAATATGCGCTTAGTATAGTTTTCTAATCAGCACTGGAGTTTTTTCTTGATAATATGTATGCTAAAGGTTTGCATTAGATCAACATAGATTACTTTGGTAAAACTTCAATTTGGAAAATAACATAATGACACTTAGAAAAATGCATTTAAGATTTTCCCTAGAAAATAACTATGTTGGTGCTCCAACAACGAATATATGAGCAAATATACTATTTGGTTTCTGAAAGTAGAGTGTTACTTTGATCTATGAAAATTTTTATCCATACAAATTGGTTGAAGTGGTTTACCTGTATGGATGGAAATTTTCCAGGGCTGAAGTAACATTTTGGAGACTAAATTGTATGTTTACTTGTATGTAATTAACATTGAAAGACCAGTTTCACTTacaaattgaaattaaacaGCATTCTTTGTGTATTTATTATTAGAGGAGCAAACTGTAGATAATTGTACTTTCAGATGACCTAATCTCACACTTTTTTTATCAGTACTGGGAGAAGGCTGAATTCCCATTTCATGTTATCCCAAAGTTTGCTGCCCTGCGTATTGCTGGTGGCACAATTAAGGTTCTCTATTTACATATATTGCTTCTTAGAGTCTTAGTTAGGTGTAAGACACTGCAAAAGGAGTTCTTACCTAGTTTTGACTGATTCTCAGGGTTATGGTTGTCCTGATCTTTCCATAGCTGGAAGTGCTGTTGCTGCAGCAGAAGTTGCTAGAGTTGATGCAAGCTGCTCAACTTTCTTTTTGGTCCATTCTTCCTTGGCAATGCTCACTATtggtattattttttcttttttcaataataaatctCTGAATGGTAATCGTTTTGCTAATAGTAATTCATAGTTCCTGAAATTTTATGTCTTTGATTGGCCATCAAGTATAGCATTGTGTGGGTCTGAAGCTCAGAAGCAAAAGTATCTACCTTCTTTGGCTCAAATGAAAACTATAGCATGTTGGGTAAGTTACCTTCCTTGGATTTGAATGATCTGTATCATTTTGCTAAAGTTACATTCTTCAAAGaggttgtttttcttttcattaggCTTTGACTGAACCTGACTATGGAAGTGATGCCAGTGCTTTGAAGACCACAGCAACAAAGGTCCAGTGCCTAATGCATCTTATCTATCAGTTGCATTTAACTCATTTGTCTTTACCTGACATATTTTACTATGCTCAATTGTGTTCCGATGTTCAATAAAGTATTTCTTCTTTGCATTGAAAATATCAGGTGGAAGGTGGTTGGATCCTTGATGGCCAAAAGAGATGGATAGGAAACAGTACATTTGCTGATTTGTTGGTTATCTTTGCTAGGAATATGACAACTAATCAAATAAATGGGTAAGCCATAGTTGTACTTACTCCTTTTATTTGTTGGCCATGGAGACCCAAACACCCATGAAATTTCATGGATTGTCTTATTATACTCTAGCCTTGCACCctgaaagaaaacagaaaagagGAAACTAGTGCAAAGATTAACATCATTAACACCATATCAAAGTGAAAAATATAGGCTAAGAAAACATTATATTGAGACATTCAGAATTCtagattatttttcatatacatTTTCTCTCATGCTTTATATTTTGTTGATGCTCTTGTGTCCAGTTTCACACCTACTCTTTTTGTTTACTTTGTTTTTTGGTACTGTTATTTCAGATATATTGTCAAAAAGGATGCGCCAGGTTTAACAGTAACAAAAATGGAGAACAAAATTGGACTTAGGATCGTACAAAATGGAGACATAGTTATGGGGAAAGTTTTTGTCCCTGATGATGACAGACTAGAAGGAGTCAATTCTTTTCAGGATACAAACAAGGTAAAATTAGTATGTTACTTGTCTCTGCTGTTATTTCAAGAAGGTGATTTCATCATttcaataataaatgaaataattatggTATAAGTCTTGCTCTTTATATAACTTCTATTACCTGATGAAGTAGTAGAACATTAGTCAATCTTGGTTCCTGTGCTGTGTCCTTTTGGAGCTAGCTGCTGTGCCTTTGTAGGATTCTCCACGCCTTAGGTTGTGGACAAGATCAGCATTATGCAAATGCAGTTTCATCTTGTTGAATTATCGAATATGCCACTCTAATGCGTTTTACTTTTGCATTATTTTCCTTTAGGGGCAGGCACATCATATTTTTTGGTTGATATTGTCATATCTGCTTTTGGATAAGTACagtctaattttcttttttcatttcataGTATTAGTCTATTATTCTCTACTCTGAGGAAACAATTTTTGAGATTATATGCACGGTTTAATTTTTGAGATGTATATTAGACTGGTCAAACATATAAATTAACTTGTTgcatttttgtattttgtctATTAATTTACATGTTGCTTATTTGTTTTAGCTATCTCAAAACAGGTACTTGCTGTTTCCCGTGTAATGGTTGCTTGGCAACCTATTGGTTTATCAATGGGCATCTATGATATGTGTCATAGGTATTCTTAGATTGATAGCATGCTAGTATAATTCAACTAAAACTTTCACTGCAAATCATTATTCTAAAGTGAAATTGAATTGTGTGTTGGTTATCTTTGCTAGGTACCTAAAGGAGAGGAAACAGTTTGGAGCACCATTAGCAGCTTTCCAAATCAGTCAACAGAAACTTGTTCAAATGCTAGGTAACATTCAAGCAATGATTCTTGTTGGTTGGCGCCTGTGCAAGTTGTATGAGAGTGGTAAAATGACACCAGGTCATGCTAGCTTGGGGAAGGTAATTCCTAACCACCTattcacaaaataaaagaaaatatcaccAAGTAATAAAAGCTTTATGTTGgctattttgttgttgttaataaATTGAGGTAGATAACTGGTGATAAAATGTCAATCATGTTTCAGTCGTGGATTACCCTGAGGGCAAGAGAAACAGCTGCCTTGGGAAGAGAATTGCTTGGTGGCAATGGAATTTTGGCTGATTTTCTAGTGGCAAAGGTTCTCATGCCTAATttcatttttgaaatttattttgttgaaccTTCTATTGGATCTAGATTCAAATGGGGTAATTTTAGAATGGATTTTTAgcacattaaaatatttttaaatttctaaatccatcacaaaaaataattgagGCCAAAGAATGAATTTGCCATAggttctttaaatatttaaaagagaaaaaaaacgaATTGAACTTCTTTTAGTGCAGTTAGTTTTTATagaatttctttcatttaactTCTTTAAAAACTGATATGGATGCattaattttagcttataagaaaatcagttttttacctttttattttaataaatacttatagAACGAGTGAATGCTAATAATGATATATGGTTCTCTTAATTCGAAGGAAATATGTAATAGACCCAGCTTATAATGAACTCTATTACAATAATTGGGGTTTTTGGATGGAGATGGAAATGGAAGGCCAATTATACACGATGATGGTCTTTCCTTGATATATGTTTTGGTACgatacaaataaaaaacttcgtaccccattgcccggaggctcttcgctatgcgaaggtataggggagggatgttgtacgcagccttacccttgcatatgcaaagaggctgtttccggattcgaacccatgacccacaagtcaccaaggcacaactttaccgctgcaccagggctcgccctctggTACGATACAAATACCAAGGCTTAAATCATAGCTCATGGTCATGCAAGTGGCCTACCTAGTCCTCAATATATCATGACTACATGCAAACTAACTCACTATATTATAAGTCATAACTTTATTATACAAAGTATTCAAGTCCCTCGTCACACCATAAAGAAGTCTCCACTGGTCCTTGTTTTACTTGATTTGTTAGTGAAGGCTTTAGTAGTCAATTAGTAGTCTataattaaagttaaatatgAGCTTGCAAAATGCAATTTCTACTAGACATCCTACtggcacttttttttttgttgggacTGAGATATTAATAAAGCCTAGTTCAGGTCATTTTGTTTCCTCAGATGTTTTCTGCTTTTCTTCTCTAATTTTGCAGGCATTCTGTGATATAGAACCTATCTATACATTTGAAGGCACGTATGACATAAACACCTTGGTTACAGGCAGGGAAATTACTGGTTTTGCCAGCTTTAAGCCGGTTGCTCAAAAAAGTAGACTGTGAAAGTGTAAGAATGTGTTCCTCTATGGACTAATAGACTTCATTggtttatgtatttatttataataatgaattaaataacaattcaTTAGCATTAAATAATCATACAAATGTGTGAATAACAAAGAagggaaatgaaaattaatgatCTTGGGATATTCTTCCACTCCATATCCACTCTTTCACTTCTGATAACTTGTAGATGCTgaatgtttgaactttgaaactGCTGCTTTAGCATTAGGCATTGTGTTGAGGAAAGGACCAAAAAGACCCCTTAGGGAGAAACTTACTTTGATGCAATGTCAAAGTGAGTGGGACGTTGAAAAGTAATTTTCAAGGTACCACATCCTATACATCCATCCAAGTTCTTCACTAGAAATTAGAAAACATGTCTtaatatcacaaaaaaaaataaaaaaaaataatccttaGGTATCTACTACCTACTTACTATGGTAAATATAGCAACCAATTGAAATCTGGGGTAGCTGCTTGAGTAGAGAGAACCTGGAGTACTTGCCTCTATCTCAAGAGGTAGAAATATATTGGTGCTTTTAGCCTCTAGATAAAAGTATGCATTGCATGGCCTTGTTTTGTTCATCATTGTTCAATGCCCACCAAACCAGGTAGAGAGAAACAACATTACAGGCAGTGAACATGCTCACTGCCCAATGCACACCATCCATCATCAAGATGCTAAAAGGCTAAATGCCTATGTATCCATCCTCCAACTCAAACCAGTTcccaaaaaagacaaaaactgaAAGCAACTTACATAAAAAAGCCTTCAAATTCCCGTTGATTGACTTTCACCCTTGGCCTCCATTCAGGGCATCCTTGTCCAAACCCCAAGACCCAATCCTGATCTGAAGCTCAGCCACAGCAACCAAGAATGAAACAAGCTGAGAAGGTCTCAGTATCTGGAAAATCTTCAAAGATGTGTTTGTCCTCAAAGCATCTGCATTTGCCACCAGATTCTCCAATGTCTCTCTGAAAGTGCTTGGAACGGAAGAACCCCCCTCTGCCATGAAGGACCTACTGAAACACACCCTACCATGGCTCCTGGCCATGTCCACCAGCGGTGGAGCTGCCACACTCTCATGAAGCTTGGCCAACTCATCATTTAGGGCTCTCTCCTTCACCTTGGTCTCTTGGTTGAGCAAACTCAGCCTCTCCTTTTGCTCTTCTGACAAAACCTCCAAAGCTGCGTTCACAACCTGAAAGGCCACTCCAGGTTTGAACCCCCCAACCCAAAGAAAGGTTCTTTCCAATGAACTGAACCATGGTGGTGAGAAAACAAGAAGAACATTTTGGTGGGCAATCTTTGATTTCTCTTCAAAGTATTGTCCATAGTGGCAGACGACCCTGTTGATCAATTGCTTCACATCATCATCCTGCAGCTCGTGATAGTGTTGCTGAGCTGAGAGAAGCTCATCAAGGTAGCCTCTTTGGCGCACCCTCCACCCTTGGAGAAATGCCTCAAACGAATCAGCATTTGCATCAGTCATCTATGTATTCAGGGGTGAGTgacagagaaagagaaagagggagaCAGAGGAAGGGAGATGGAGAATATGGTTTGTGGTAGTGCTTAGAACATGTGCTTCAAAGGGGTTATTGGGAAAATGTATTTCTTTCAATTGGTTATGGGAAGTTGTTGGTTTTCTTAGGGTGGAAGCATTGTTGGGACAAGGGTGCTTAGAAGGGAAGCCTAATGGCAAAAACAGAGTCATTTGGAGCAAAACAGAGTGAGCGGTGTTCAGTTAGGAAACAGAGAGATGATAGAAATAGTGGGCGTTGGGACTGGTTTCGGTGCAATTTGTCGGCACATGCTTGGTTTGGAGGCAGGTGTTAATGCTAAAAAAATGTGGTGCAATACATAATGGGGAAGAGGGGATGAACTGTGGTTGAGGATTTTGATGAGTTGTAAGGTTGGTTTGTTCATGTGAAGGTGCTCAATTATGGTGTGGGGGTGTTGGTATTTGGGATTTGGGTTTTTGGATTCACACTTGGTGCGAGGATTAATCAATTGACATGGTGACACATGCAAGGGCCATGCTACCTTAAGGTGCTGTCTTAGTTTACACAATTGGTTTCATGACAAGTAAGACAGAGAAGTTCAGAAATGAAGCCAAGTAAGATAGAGAAGTGACACAGATTTTTTGATCTGGCAGGCTGTGAGGTGAATAAAGAATCTTATGCTACTACACCACTAAGCAAGCAAGTCAGAATTTTCACTTTATGAAACTATGCAAATTGAGACTATTAATAGGGCAATATATATTATACTTttacaaatcaaattaaaaagaaggtaaaattgtattttgaattctctagtttatttttagttttggatttggttcccgaataatttaatttacaaattgagttttcttattttgtaaaatcgtgcAATGTTGATCCTAGGTCacaattggacgttgaccgttagCAAGTGATGTTGACTGTCATAtgtcacgttcttattggaTAATGTTTGTCAtgtgtcatgttctgattggtcaatgaaaacaacaatgcATCTCATTTTTCATGGAGTTGACATCTAATTAGAATATGACACGTGACAATCATCATCCAATAAAAAcgtgacacgtgacagtcaacaTCACTTGCTAACGGTCAACGTCTAATTATAGTGTAGGGAACTAACATTGCACGATATTACAAAATAAGAGGATCGAATTAGTGAATTAAATTACTGGGAGACCAAATCTAAAACTGAAGATAAATTAGgagaccaaaaatataattttgtctaAAAAGAATTAGTACTTTGCATAGTGAAAGGGGTAATATCCtaaaatgtaattatgcatCATTATGATTCCAACCGTTGTGGCCATGCATGTGAGTTCTGCATTTTGTTGATGCACATCAGTTTCTTTAGACATACGTTGATGCACATCAATAATACTAGTTATATTGTCTGATATATAAcggtttattatattaataatgcaTGACTTCTATTCAAACCTTTGTAGTCAGATAACGTTACATTActagatattttattttcttggcggtgacacatgaaaataattaatgggCGCGTTTGTTGTTACTACAGTTTTATAAAGCTAAAAACCTCTGCATGTTGCCAACACTACACCCCTTTATTATAAGGACCATCTAATCAACTGAGATTTCCTGCTGAAAGTATGTTCTATACTTTTCTTTGGactttattttgatta
This window harbors:
- the LOC100794752 gene encoding protein RESPONSE TO ABA AND SALT 1, with amino-acid sequence MTDANADSFEAFLQGWRVRQRGYLDELLSAQQHYHELQDDDVKQLINRVVCHYGQYFEEKSKIAHQNVLLVFSPPWFSSLERTFLWVGGFKPGVAFQVVNAALEVLSEEQKERLSLLNQETKVKERALNDELAKLHESVAAPPLVDMARSHGRVCFSRSFMAEGGSSVPSTFRETLENLVANADALRTNTSLKIFQILRPSQLVSFLVAVAELQIRIGSWGLDKDALNGGQG
- the LOC100777033 gene encoding acyl-coenzyme A oxidase 4, peroxisomal, translated to MVSRPNLDNANMKMPSYFNFPALDVSVAFPQATPASTFPPCASDYFHFNDLLKPEEQAVRNRVRECMEKEIAPIMTEYWEKAEFPFHVIPKFAALRIAGGTIKGYGCPDLSIAGSAVAAAEVARVDASCSTFFLVHSSLAMLTIALCGSEAQKQKYLPSLAQMKTIACWALTEPDYGSDASALKTTATKVEGGWILDGQKRWIGNSTFADLLVIFARNMTTNQINGYIVKKDAPGLTVTKMENKIGLRIVQNGDIVMGKVFVPDDDRLEGVNSFQDTNKVLAVSRVMVAWQPIGLSMGIYDMCHRYLKERKQFGAPLAAFQISQQKLVQMLGNIQAMILVGWRLCKLYESGKMTPGHASLGKSWITLRARETAALGRELLGGNGILADFLVAKAFCDIEPIYTFEGTYDINTLVTGREITGFASFKPVAQKSRL